One Halobaculum roseum DNA segment encodes these proteins:
- the mutL gene encoding DNA mismatch repair endonuclease MutL yields MTGEIRALDDRTVREIAAGEVVERPASVVKELVENALDAGADRVAVAVENGGIDGIRVRDDGAGIPPEEIPMAVAKHATSKLDGMDDLDSGVATLGFRGEALHSVGAVAELTVRSRTPDADTGAELVVDHGDEGEVEPAGCPVGTTVEVRDLFGRTPARRKFLKTPATEFDRVSGVVSAYALANPDVAVSLEHDGREVFASPGDGNRRSAVLAVYGREVAESMVDVAHESDSGAVSVSGLVSHPETTRAGREYLTTYVNDRWVRDGDLRGAVVDAYGGQLATNRYPFAVLFVDVPAPAVDVNVHPRKTEVRFDDDADVIGTVREAVRAALLEHGLVRSSAPRGRSAPDEAAVDPEVVGGAGTDHERAARDRREDAEHDDGDDDGHGTADPDDHADPETADATSAGAETTSSVLDAWGGPDAGTPEDPTDAPTDGVSPPEDGTGDTNAEGTDGTATESAVDTADATDTDTDPDDGDAAWRVGLGGSGDATDRPTDHPERGRTDATAGGAPSPRAWQSGGDGADGGDEVTDREHADGPADGAGSDPGTSEATPSDRSRTWGAPSQSTLAGGTTDERTDRDRLPSMRVLGQYDGTYVVCETDEGLVLVDQHAADERVNYERLRDAVGDSAPAQTLATPVELELTARESELFETFREALREVGFRAERVEQRGGGEGGDGGSDGDRGDDPPTHAVAVTAVPAVFDATLDPDLLRDVLAAFADEVTAGDRPVSEVADALLADLACYPSVTGNTSLTEGSVADLLDALDACENPYACPHGRPVLVEFGRGEIEDRFERDYPGHGGRRAE; encoded by the coding sequence ATGACCGGGGAGATCCGCGCGCTCGACGACCGCACCGTCCGGGAGATCGCGGCGGGCGAGGTCGTCGAGCGACCCGCCTCCGTCGTGAAGGAGCTCGTCGAGAACGCCCTCGACGCCGGCGCCGACCGCGTCGCCGTCGCCGTCGAGAACGGCGGCATCGACGGCATCCGCGTGCGCGACGACGGCGCGGGCATCCCCCCCGAGGAGATCCCGATGGCGGTGGCGAAACACGCGACCAGCAAGCTCGACGGCATGGACGACCTCGATTCGGGCGTCGCCACGCTCGGGTTCCGCGGGGAGGCGCTCCACTCCGTCGGCGCGGTCGCGGAACTGACCGTCCGCTCGCGCACCCCCGATGCCGACACCGGCGCCGAACTCGTCGTCGATCACGGCGACGAGGGCGAGGTGGAGCCGGCGGGCTGTCCCGTCGGCACGACCGTGGAGGTTCGTGACCTGTTCGGGCGCACGCCCGCGCGCCGGAAGTTCCTCAAGACGCCCGCCACCGAGTTCGACCGCGTCAGCGGCGTCGTCTCGGCGTACGCGCTCGCGAACCCAGACGTGGCGGTGTCGCTGGAGCACGACGGCCGCGAGGTGTTCGCCTCCCCCGGCGACGGGAACCGACGCTCGGCCGTCCTCGCCGTCTACGGCCGCGAGGTCGCCGAGTCGATGGTCGACGTCGCCCACGAGTCCGACTCCGGAGCGGTGTCCGTCTCGGGGCTCGTCTCACATCCGGAGACGACCCGCGCGGGCCGGGAGTACCTCACCACCTACGTGAACGACCGCTGGGTGCGCGACGGCGACCTGCGCGGCGCCGTCGTCGACGCCTACGGCGGCCAACTCGCGACGAACCGCTACCCGTTCGCCGTCCTGTTCGTCGACGTGCCGGCCCCGGCCGTCGACGTGAACGTCCATCCGCGCAAGACGGAGGTGCGCTTCGACGACGACGCGGACGTGATCGGAACCGTCCGCGAGGCGGTCCGGGCGGCGCTGTTGGAGCACGGTCTCGTGCGCTCGTCGGCGCCGCGGGGACGCTCGGCCCCCGACGAGGCCGCCGTCGACCCCGAGGTCGTCGGGGGCGCCGGCACCGACCACGAGCGCGCCGCGCGCGACCGGCGGGAGGACGCGGAGCACGACGACGGCGACGACGACGGTCACGGAACCGCCGACCCCGACGACCACGCCGACCCGGAGACAGCCGACGCGACGAGCGCCGGTGCCGAGACCACCTCCTCGGTGCTCGACGCCTGGGGCGGCCCCGACGCCGGGACTCCGGAGGATCCGACGGACGCCCCGACGGACGGCGTGTCGCCGCCGGAGGACGGCACGGGCGACACGAACGCGGAAGGGACGGACGGCACGGCCACCGAGTCAGCGGTCGACACGGCCGACGCGACCGACACGGACACGGATCCCGACGACGGCGACGCGGCGTGGCGCGTCGGTCTCGGCGGGAGCGGCGACGCGACCGACCGACCGACGGATCACCCCGAGCGCGGGCGGACGGACGCGACCGCGGGCGGGGCCCCGTCGCCGCGGGCGTGGCAGTCCGGCGGCGACGGGGCGGACGGCGGTGACGAGGTGACCGACCGCGAGCACGCGGACGGGCCGGCCGACGGCGCCGGCTCCGACCCCGGCACCTCGGAAGCGACGCCGTCGGATCGATCCCGGACATGGGGGGCGCCCTCGCAGTCGACGCTCGCGGGCGGCACCACCGACGAGCGGACCGATCGCGACCGGCTGCCGTCGATGCGCGTGCTCGGACAGTACGACGGCACGTACGTCGTCTGCGAGACCGACGAGGGCCTCGTCCTCGTCGACCAGCACGCGGCCGACGAGCGCGTCAACTACGAGCGGCTCCGGGACGCCGTCGGCGACAGCGCGCCCGCGCAGACGCTCGCGACGCCCGTCGAACTGGAGCTGACCGCGCGCGAGTCGGAGCTGTTCGAGACGTTCCGCGAGGCGCTGCGCGAGGTCGGGTTCCGCGCGGAGCGCGTGGAGCAGCGCGGCGGGGGCGAGGGCGGCGATGGCGGTTCCGACGGCGACCGCGGCGACGACCCCCCGACGCACGCCGTGGCGGTGACGGCGGTGCCGGCGGTGTTCGACGCGACGCTGGACCCGGATCTGCTCCGGGACGTGCTCGCGGCCTTCGCCGACGAGGTGACCGCCGGCGACCGCCCCGTCTCGGAGGTCGCCGACGCGCTGCTCGCCGACCTGGCCTGTTACCCGTCGGTGACCGGGAACACCTCGCTGACCGAGGGGAGCGTCGCCGACCTGCTGGACGCGCTCGACGCCTGCGAGAACCCATACGCGTGCCCGCACGGACGGCCCGTGCTCGTGGAGTTCGGCCGCGGGGAGATCGAAGATCGGTTCGAGCGCGACTATCCCGGCCACGGCGGGCGGCGCGCGGAGTAG
- a CDS encoding phosphoglycerate kinase, protein MSSFRTLDDLPAEQRVLVRLDLNSPVEDGVVQDNRRFSRHAETVAELAEDGHRVALMAHQGRPGRDTFVSLEQHADILAEHAGADVDFVGDTFGDEALGAVRGLDAGDVLLLENTRMTDDELPEKEPEEHADSDFVRTLAPEFDAYVNDAYSAAHRKHASLVGFPLRLPSYAGRVMETEYEANTAIAEREFDGDVTMVVGGTKATDVIGVMEALDGKVDRFLLGGVAGELFLRAAGYPVGEDVDTELFDEQWDANEETIRSVLDERREQVTLASDLAYEDAEDERAEVDVDDIVEKTQAFLDIGSGTVADYEPAIRDSEAVFVKGALGVFEDERFSVGTVGVLEAIADTDCFSVVGGGDTSRAITMYGMSEDDFSHVSIAGGAYIRALTGEPLPAVELLIRSAEREA, encoded by the coding sequence ATGAGTTCCTTCCGTACCCTCGACGACCTGCCCGCCGAGCAGCGCGTCCTCGTCCGCCTCGACCTCAACTCCCCGGTCGAGGACGGCGTCGTACAGGACAATCGCCGCTTCTCCCGGCACGCCGAGACCGTCGCCGAGTTGGCCGAAGACGGCCACCGTGTCGCACTTATGGCCCACCAGGGCCGCCCGGGCAGGGACACCTTCGTCTCGCTGGAACAGCACGCCGACATCCTCGCCGAGCACGCCGGCGCCGACGTGGACTTCGTCGGCGACACGTTCGGCGACGAGGCCCTCGGGGCCGTCCGCGGCCTCGACGCAGGCGACGTGCTCCTGCTCGAGAACACCCGGATGACCGACGACGAATTGCCGGAGAAGGAGCCCGAGGAGCACGCTGACAGCGACTTCGTCCGGACGCTCGCTCCGGAGTTCGACGCCTACGTCAACGACGCGTACTCGGCCGCGCACCGAAAGCACGCGTCGCTGGTGGGGTTCCCGCTCCGGCTGCCGAGCTACGCCGGCCGCGTGATGGAGACCGAGTACGAGGCCAACACCGCCATCGCCGAGCGCGAGTTCGACGGCGACGTGACGATGGTGGTAGGCGGGACGAAGGCGACCGACGTGATCGGCGTCATGGAGGCGCTCGACGGGAAGGTCGACCGGTTCCTGCTCGGCGGCGTCGCCGGCGAGCTGTTCCTTCGCGCGGCCGGCTACCCCGTCGGCGAGGACGTGGACACCGAGCTGTTCGACGAGCAGTGGGACGCCAACGAGGAGACGATCCGCTCGGTCCTCGACGAGCGCCGCGAGCAGGTGACGCTCGCGTCGGATCTGGCGTACGAGGACGCCGAGGACGAGCGCGCCGAGGTCGACGTGGACGACATCGTGGAGAAGACGCAGGCGTTCCTCGACATCGGTTCCGGGACCGTCGCCGATTACGAGCCCGCGATCCGCGACTCCGAGGCCGTGTTCGTGAAGGGCGCGCTCGGCGTCTTCGAGGACGAGCGCTTCAGCGTCGGCACGGTCGGCGTGCTGGAGGCCATCGCCGACACCGACTGCTTCTCCGTCGTCGGCGGGGGCGACACCTCCCGCGCGATAACGATGTACGGCATGTCGGAGGACGACTTCTCGCACGTCTCCATCGCCGGCGGCGCGTACATCCGCGCGCTCACCGGCGAGCCGCTGCCCGCGGTCGAGCTGTTGATTCGGAGCGCCGAGCGCGAAGCATAG
- the kdgK1 gene encoding bifunctional 2-dehydro-3-deoxygluconokinase/2-dehydro-3-deoxygalactonokinase, which yields MTDLVTFGETMLRLSPPQGTRLETTEEFDVRVGGAESNVAVAGASLGLDSVWLSKLPRSPLGRRVVSELRAHGVRTGVAWDDDARLGTYYLEHGGEPRGTNVIYDRADSAVTTVAPEEIPLGVLDDATAFHTTGITPALSDAAAETTRAVLERASEAGATTSFDLNYRSKLWSHAEARETLTDLLEHVDALFVAKRDAEAVLDRDGEAVEVAHGLATDFGFETVVITRGDRGALALHDGEVFEQPVYEADTLDAIGTGDAFVGGFLSKRALGGDIDAALEWGAATASLKRTIAGDLAVVTPEEVERVVAEGDGGISR from the coding sequence ATGACCGACCTCGTCACGTTCGGGGAGACGATGCTGCGACTCTCCCCGCCGCAGGGGACCAGGCTGGAGACGACCGAGGAGTTCGACGTGCGCGTCGGCGGCGCCGAGAGCAACGTCGCCGTCGCGGGCGCGTCGCTGGGGCTGGACTCGGTGTGGCTGTCGAAGCTCCCGCGCTCGCCGCTCGGCCGCCGGGTCGTGAGCGAACTGCGCGCCCACGGCGTCCGCACCGGCGTGGCGTGGGACGACGACGCCCGCCTCGGCACCTACTACCTCGAACACGGCGGCGAGCCCCGCGGCACGAACGTCATCTACGACCGCGCGGACTCCGCGGTGACGACCGTCGCGCCCGAGGAGATCCCGCTGGGCGTGCTCGACGACGCGACCGCGTTCCACACGACGGGGATCACCCCGGCGCTGTCCGATGCCGCCGCCGAGACGACCCGGGCGGTGCTGGAACGGGCGAGCGAGGCGGGCGCGACGACGAGCTTCGATCTGAACTACCGGAGCAAGCTCTGGAGCCACGCCGAGGCCCGCGAGACCCTGACGGACCTGTTGGAGCACGTCGACGCGCTGTTCGTCGCCAAGCGCGACGCGGAGGCGGTACTCGACCGCGACGGCGAGGCCGTCGAGGTCGCCCACGGGCTGGCGACCGACTTCGGCTTCGAGACCGTCGTGATCACCCGCGGCGACCGCGGCGCGCTCGCGCTCCACGACGGAGAGGTGTTCGAGCAGCCTGTGTACGAGGCCGACACGCTCGACGCCATCGGCACCGGCGACGCGTTCGTCGGCGGCTTCCTCTCGAAGCGCGCGCTCGGCGGCGACATCGACGCCGCCCTGGAGTGGGGCGCCGCGACGGCGTCGCTCAAGCGCACGATCGCCGGCGACCTCGCGGTCGTCACCCCAGAAGAGGTCGAACGCGTCGTCGCCGAGGGCGACGGCGGGATCTCGCGGTAG
- a CDS encoding J domain-containing protein, which translates to MIGEWLAALPGWLVWGVAAGVVASAGVAGVFLAANRLFPDPPARTGAPDQGSLRRKAEIRDYLRRIDERFVENADLDGTRVEFYLPERDVALTFDVHAYFGIRDDEDRHTRVILCEHEMPGRHLGRRLPFEVPDLHLGPDPTARPVTAAFDTLDLPATADEESVERAYREKVKETHPDQGGSREAFSEVREAYATALDHAEESSGTGRGRV; encoded by the coding sequence GTGATCGGTGAGTGGCTCGCGGCGCTGCCGGGATGGCTCGTGTGGGGCGTCGCCGCCGGCGTGGTCGCCTCCGCCGGCGTCGCGGGCGTCTTCCTCGCGGCCAACCGCCTGTTCCCGGACCCACCCGCACGGACCGGTGCCCCCGACCAGGGGTCGCTCCGGCGGAAGGCGGAGATCCGCGACTACCTCAGGCGCATCGACGAGCGGTTCGTCGAGAACGCCGACCTCGACGGCACGCGCGTCGAGTTCTACCTCCCAGAGCGGGACGTCGCGCTCACCTTCGACGTCCACGCGTACTTCGGCATCCGCGACGACGAGGACCGTCACACCCGCGTGATCCTCTGTGAGCACGAGATGCCCGGCCGCCACCTCGGGCGGCGCCTCCCGTTCGAGGTTCCCGACCTCCACCTCGGACCGGACCCGACCGCGAGGCCGGTCACCGCCGCCTTCGACACGCTCGATCTGCCCGCCACCGCCGACGAGGAGTCCGTCGAGCGGGCATACCGCGAGAAGGTGAAGGAGACCCACCCGGACCAGGGCGGGAGCCGCGAGGCGTTCTCGGAGGTTCGAGAGGCGTACGCGACCGCGCTGGATCACGCCGAGGAGTCGTCCGGGACCGGTCGCGGCCGCGTCTGA
- a CDS encoding M42 family metallopeptidase, with amino-acid sequence MAFDFDFDLLRELTEASGVPGYEDRVRDRVRTVFEGAVDEVRTDSMGNVIGTVEGTGDYEVAVAAHMDEIGFMVKHVTDDGFLKVDALGGWDARVLRAQRVRVHTQQGDLTGVIGSVPPHTLSEEEREKEDAVEDVVIDLGREGEEVEEIVSVGDLVTMEQSTVKMDDTVTGKALDDRVCLFAMLESARELADPEATVHFCATVQEEVGLRGAQALGVDVDPDLAVALDVTIASDTAGVAEDKQVTRLGEGTAVKLKDGSVITNPKVTRRLRDVAEAEGIEHQLEVLPSGGTDTAAFQKANGAKPVGAISIPTRYLHTVTETAHGDDIRSTIDLLTAFLASEDGGNDYSL; translated from the coding sequence ATGGCGTTCGATTTCGACTTCGACCTGCTGCGGGAGTTGACCGAGGCGAGCGGCGTCCCCGGCTACGAGGACCGCGTCCGCGACCGCGTTCGGACCGTGTTCGAGGGGGCCGTCGACGAGGTGCGCACCGACTCGATGGGCAACGTGATCGGGACCGTCGAGGGAACCGGCGACTACGAGGTCGCCGTGGCCGCCCACATGGACGAGATCGGCTTCATGGTGAAACACGTCACCGACGACGGCTTCCTCAAGGTCGACGCCCTCGGCGGGTGGGACGCCCGCGTGCTACGCGCCCAGCGCGTCCGCGTTCACACCCAGCAGGGCGACCTCACGGGCGTCATCGGCTCGGTACCGCCGCACACGCTCTCCGAGGAGGAACGCGAGAAGGAGGACGCCGTCGAGGACGTGGTGATCGACCTCGGGCGCGAGGGCGAGGAGGTCGAGGAGATCGTCTCCGTCGGGGACCTCGTCACGATGGAGCAGTCGACGGTGAAGATGGACGATACGGTCACCGGGAAGGCGCTCGACGACCGCGTGTGTCTGTTCGCGATGCTGGAGTCCGCCCGCGAGCTGGCGGACCCGGAGGCGACGGTCCACTTCTGTGCGACCGTCCAGGAGGAGGTCGGCCTGCGGGGCGCCCAGGCGCTCGGCGTCGACGTGGACCCGGATCTGGCGGTCGCGCTCGACGTGACGATCGCCTCCGACACCGCGGGCGTCGCCGAGGACAAGCAGGTGACCCGGCTGGGCGAGGGCACGGCGGTGAAACTCAAGGACGGCTCGGTCATCACGAACCCGAAGGTGACGCGCCGCCTGCGCGACGTGGCGGAGGCCGAGGGGATCGAGCACCAGCTCGAAGTGCTTCCCTCGGGCGGCACCGACACCGCCGCCTTCCAGAAGGCCAACGGCGCGAAGCCGGTCGGCGCGATCTCGATCCCGACGCGCTACCTCCACACCGTCACCGAGACCGCCCACGGCGACGACATCCGCTCGACGATCGACCTGTTGACGGCGTTCCTCGCGAGCGAGGACGGCGGCAACGACTACTCCCTATAG
- a CDS encoding type II glyceraldehyde-3-phosphate dehydrogenase, whose translation MIQVGVNGYGTIGKRVADAVSAQPDMTLTGVAKTRPNYEAEAAIRKGYPLYAAIPERADLFHEAGIDLAGEVEDMVMTADVVVDTTPSGIGADNRELYERYDTPAVFQGGEDADVADVSFNARSNYDLARDDGVETARVVSCNTTGLSRLLTPLIETYGVEKSRVTLVRRGGDPGQTSRGPINDILPDPVTVPSHHGPDVNTIIPDVDIDTLGVKVPATLMHLHSVNVTLDASPSAEEVRELLGDEPRLFLVPEETGIDGTGKLKEFAMDTGRPRGDLWENCIWEESISMEGNDLYLFQSIHQESDVIPENIDAVRALLDWEDRGTSMATTDETLGVGLESLFDGQRQRVVPKSNGDD comes from the coding sequence ATGATCCAGGTGGGCGTCAACGGGTACGGCACGATCGGGAAGCGCGTCGCCGACGCGGTGTCCGCACAGCCCGACATGACGCTGACGGGCGTGGCGAAGACCCGCCCGAACTACGAGGCGGAGGCGGCGATCCGGAAGGGGTACCCGCTGTACGCCGCGATCCCCGAGCGCGCGGACCTGTTCCACGAGGCCGGGATCGACCTCGCGGGCGAGGTCGAGGACATGGTGATGACCGCCGACGTGGTCGTCGACACGACGCCCTCCGGGATCGGCGCCGACAACCGGGAGCTGTACGAGCGCTACGACACGCCCGCCGTCTTCCAGGGCGGCGAGGACGCCGACGTGGCCGACGTGAGCTTCAACGCCCGGTCCAACTACGATCTGGCGAGAGACGACGGCGTCGAGACCGCCCGCGTCGTCTCCTGCAACACCACCGGGCTCTCGCGACTGCTCACGCCGCTGATCGAGACCTACGGCGTCGAGAAGTCGCGCGTCACGCTCGTCCGCCGCGGCGGCGACCCCGGACAGACCTCCCGCGGCCCGATCAACGACATCCTCCCGGACCCCGTCACGGTCCCCTCCCACCACGGCCCGGACGTGAACACGATCATCCCCGACGTGGACATCGACACCCTCGGCGTGAAGGTGCCGGCGACGCTGATGCACCTCCACTCGGTGAACGTCACCCTCGATGCGTCACCGTCGGCAGAGGAGGTGCGCGAACTGCTCGGGGACGAACCGCGGCTGTTCCTCGTGCCCGAGGAGACGGGCATCGACGGAACGGGGAAGTTGAAGGAGTTCGCGATGGACACCGGCCGCCCGCGCGGCGACCTCTGGGAGAACTGCATCTGGGAGGAGTCCATCTCGATGGAGGGGAACGACCTCTATCTGTTCCAGTCGATCCACCAGGAGTCGGACGTGATCCCCGAGAACATCGACGCGGTCAGGGCGCTGCTCGACTGGGAGGACCGCGGGACGAGCATGGCGACGACCGACGAGACGCTCGGCGTGGGGCTGGAGTCGCTGTTCGACGGCCAGCGCCAGCGCGTGGTGCCGAAGAGCAACGGCGACGATTGA
- a CDS encoding metallophosphoesterase has product MLVGVVSDTHDNAQYVEAAVEAFADAGADAVIHCGDIVAPFSATPFDPDAVDGSDADWEFHAVRGNNDGEWALADAVRGFGSYHGEFASLTLDGAEFAVYHGTSEPIVDALIASGSYDYVLRGHTHERVHEERDGTVHLNPGGVPIPGREEEPAAMLVDTASGDVTVRDLG; this is encoded by the coding sequence ATGCTCGTCGGCGTCGTCTCCGACACCCACGACAACGCACAGTACGTCGAGGCCGCGGTCGAGGCGTTCGCGGACGCGGGCGCCGACGCCGTGATCCACTGCGGCGACATCGTCGCGCCGTTCTCCGCGACGCCGTTCGATCCGGACGCGGTCGACGGGTCGGACGCGGACTGGGAGTTTCACGCCGTCCGCGGCAACAACGACGGCGAGTGGGCGCTCGCCGACGCCGTCCGCGGGTTCGGCTCCTACCACGGCGAGTTCGCGTCGCTGACGCTCGACGGGGCCGAGTTCGCCGTCTATCACGGCACCAGCGAGCCGATCGTCGACGCCCTGATCGCCAGCGGGAGCTACGACTACGTCCTCCGGGGGCACACCCACGAGCGCGTCCACGAGGAGCGCGACGGCACCGTCCACCTCAACCCCGGCGGCGTGCCGATCCCCGGCCGGGAGGAGGAGCCGGCGGCGATGCTCGTCGACACGGCGTCCGGGGACGTGACCGTCCGCGACCTGGGATAA
- a CDS encoding MTH865 family protein: MSDDVEADLREQFTDAFSGADFPVSSQMDLVPALPQGPGTKFESGDFSVTAMELAAKLGSSQDFPYEDVESLVDDVIEGLKDNGMI, encoded by the coding sequence ATGTCAGACGACGTCGAAGCCGACCTCCGCGAGCAGTTCACGGACGCGTTCTCCGGCGCCGACTTCCCGGTGTCGAGCCAGATGGACCTCGTGCCCGCGCTGCCGCAAGGCCCCGGGACGAAGTTCGAGTCCGGCGACTTCTCGGTCACCGCGATGGAGCTGGCGGCGAAGCTGGGCTCCAGCCAGGACTTCCCCTACGAGGACGTCGAGTCGCTCGTCGACGACGTCATCGAGGGCCTGAAGGACAACGGGATGATCTGA
- a CDS encoding DUF6653 family protein, with protein sequence MSLRRRFADLDVFWERHANPKSGWSRLLATPLILLAVYLRSKRILALALGWTVVNPVLFPRVDREIDRPSIMTRGVDAERAWLRGDLDPGAWERLNGLSAAPFAYALYAASRRRPVRAAVAGAVSMALKLAFVFGIARRDARRLDAARDD encoded by the coding sequence ATGAGCCTCCGAAGACGCTTCGCCGACCTCGACGTGTTCTGGGAGCGCCACGCGAACCCCAAGAGCGGGTGGTCGCGGCTGCTCGCGACCCCGCTGATCCTCCTCGCCGTGTACCTCAGGAGCAAGCGGATCCTCGCCCTCGCGCTCGGGTGGACGGTCGTGAATCCGGTGCTCTTCCCGAGAGTCGACCGCGAGATCGATCGGCCCTCGATCATGACCCGCGGCGTCGACGCCGAGCGCGCGTGGCTCCGCGGCGACCTCGACCCCGGCGCCTGGGAGCGGCTCAACGGGCTCTCGGCGGCGCCGTTCGCCTACGCGCTGTACGCCGCCTCCCGCCGGCGACCCGTCCGCGCCGCCGTCGCGGGCGCGGTCTCGATGGCGCTGAAGCTCGCGTTCGTGTTCGGGATCGCCCGGCGCGACGCGAGGCGACTCGACGCCGCGCGCGACGACTGA
- a CDS encoding aminopeptidase, with protein MDDDLRAAAETAIHQCLDLGDDESLAVVTDDKRAEIGEALYAVASEVTDDASIVRYPPASQHGEEPPAPVAAAMREADAFLAPTTKSLSHTRARGAACDAGARGATLPGITREVFVTGLDADYGAIARHCDDVLDQIGDAEEIRVTTEAGTDITFEPGDREFLADTGDVSEAGSFSNLPAGEVFVSPEDANGTYVVDGTMMPYGLLEGRELRFEVEDGYVTDISDDEVREQVEAAAEEVGRDAYNLAELGIGTNVGVRDLVGSVLLDEKAAGTVHIAIGDDAGIGGDTDAPLHLDGIVTEPTVWADGEVVDLP; from the coding sequence ATGGACGACGACCTCCGTGCCGCGGCCGAAACGGCGATCCACCAGTGTCTCGATCTCGGGGACGACGAGTCGCTCGCGGTCGTCACCGACGACAAGCGCGCCGAGATCGGCGAGGCGCTGTACGCGGTCGCCAGCGAGGTGACTGACGACGCGAGCATCGTCCGCTACCCGCCCGCGAGCCAGCACGGCGAGGAGCCGCCCGCGCCCGTCGCCGCCGCGATGCGGGAGGCCGACGCCTTCCTCGCGCCGACGACCAAGAGCCTGAGCCACACCCGCGCCCGCGGCGCCGCCTGCGACGCCGGCGCCCGCGGGGCGACGCTCCCGGGGATCACCCGAGAGGTGTTCGTCACCGGCCTCGACGCCGACTACGGGGCGATCGCCCGCCACTGCGACGACGTGCTCGACCAGATCGGCGACGCCGAGGAGATCCGCGTGACCACCGAGGCCGGCACCGACATCACCTTCGAGCCCGGCGACCGGGAGTTCCTGGCCGATACCGGCGACGTGAGCGAGGCGGGCTCGTTCTCGAACCTCCCGGCCGGCGAGGTGTTCGTCAGCCCCGAGGACGCGAACGGCACCTACGTCGTCGACGGGACGATGATGCCGTACGGGCTGTTGGAGGGGCGAGAACTCCGGTTCGAGGTCGAGGACGGCTACGTCACCGACATCTCCGACGACGAGGTGCGCGAGCAGGTCGAGGCCGCCGCCGAGGAGGTCGGCCGCGACGCGTACAACCTCGCGGAGCTGGGTATCGGGACGAACGTCGGCGTCAGGGACCTCGTCGGGTCGGTGCTGCTCGACGAGAAGGCCGCCGGCACGGTCCACATCGCCATCGGCGACGACGCGGGCATCGGCGGCGACACGGACGCGCCGCTGCATCTCGACGGGATCGTGACGGAGCCGACCGTGTGGGCGGACGGGGAGGTCGTAGACCTCCCGTAA
- a CDS encoding DUF7504 family protein, with protein sequence MGPRAVERERSPKAELVLTPPGPDRRTMLKRQAVAGYVDHPTVVEFTYDSDPVTLHERWRAEVGAPPCHMIVDASGTGEVPGPRVAADGGSFAVEGAHPRDLTGLCMKWQDALAEARGQGNLFVAFDSVTALLQYADLGVAYRFLHTLVTGVHRAGARAQFYLDPNAHDERTVSTVQGLFDAVRRIG encoded by the coding sequence GTGGGACCCCGAGCGGTCGAGCGGGAGCGCTCCCCGAAGGCCGAGCTGGTGTTGACGCCGCCGGGACCGGACCGACGGACGATGCTGAAGCGGCAGGCGGTCGCGGGGTACGTCGATCACCCCACCGTCGTGGAGTTCACCTACGACTCCGACCCGGTGACGCTGCACGAGCGCTGGCGCGCCGAGGTCGGCGCGCCGCCGTGTCACATGATCGTCGACGCGTCCGGAACCGGCGAGGTCCCTGGGCCGCGCGTCGCCGCCGACGGCGGCTCGTTCGCCGTCGAGGGCGCGCACCCGCGGGACCTCACCGGGCTGTGCATGAAGTGGCAGGACGCGCTGGCGGAGGCCCGCGGGCAGGGGAACCTCTTCGTCGCGTTCGACTCGGTGACCGCGCTCCTCCAGTACGCCGATCTCGGCGTGGCCTATCGGTTCCTCCACACCCTCGTCACCGGCGTCCACCGCGCCGGCGCCCGTGCGCAGTTCTATCTCGACCCGAACGCGCACGACGAGCGGACGGTTTCGACGGTGCAGGGGCTCTTCGACGCCGTCCGTCGGATCGGCTGA